From the genome of Neodiprion pinetum isolate iyNeoPine1 chromosome 3, iyNeoPine1.2, whole genome shotgun sequence, one region includes:
- the MICU1 gene encoding calcium uptake protein 1 homolog, mitochondrial isoform X1: protein MSILRLMNLSVGRCGVQKLSRYAFSSFHQPTQTQICQSQMRDINLTHQRWYRNFGHKKDPIPWLKSFWMAFLTFGFIGFAIDWGYFSTPKMPKVDAAEALTENNESTSIEQGGQEDQKKKKHKREKVGFRDRKIIEYENRMRHFSTPDKVFRYFATLQVTNPANDAHEVFMTPDDFLRSMTPGLKQPDGLGLDQYKRYDPKNIHTKLELELDEDSIFYKLGSAGLITFSDYIFLLTVLSTSRRHFEIAFRMFDLNGDGDVDSEEFGKVATLIRQQTSIGNRHRDHANTGNTFKGVNSALTTYFFGPNMKQKLTIEKFLDFQQQLQKEILSLEFERRNPDENGNISEVDFTELLLAYAGYPEKKKSRMLKRVKKTFRENPKGVSKEDYLSFFHFLNNINDVDTALTFYHIAGASIDQATLKHVAKTVAHVDLSDHVIQVVYTIFDENMDGQLSNREFVAVMKNRLLRGLEKPKDTGFVKLIQSMVKCAKNTHPVLFEK, encoded by the exons ATGTCTATTCTCAGGCTGATGAATTTGTCGGTGGGACGTTGTGGCGTCCAAAAACTTTCACGTTATGCCTTTTCCTCATTTCATCAGCCAACGCAGACTCAAATATGCCAGAGTCAAATGCGCGACATCAACCTCACCCATCAAAGATGGTATAGAAATTTTGGCCACAAAAAGGATCCAATTCCATGGCTAAAGTCATTTTGGATGGCGTTTCTGACATTTGGATTCATAGGATTCGCAATTGATTGGGGGTA CTTCAGTACTCCCAAGATGCCGAAGGTGGATGCTGCCGAAGCTTTGACTGAGAATAATGAGAGCACAAGTATTGAACAGGGTGGACAAGAAgatcagaaaaagaaaaaacataagCGGGAAAAAGTTGGTTTCAGAGATCGTAAG ATTATTGAATATGAAAACCGCATGAGGCATTTTTCTACACCTGATAAGGTCTTTCGGTATTTTGCTACCCTCCAAGTAACAAATCCAGCCAACGATGCTCACGAGGTGTTTATGACCCCTGACGATTTCCTAAGGTCAATGACACCCGGCCTTAAGCAACCCGATG GCCTGGGGTTAGATCAGTATAAACGTTACGACCCTAAG AATATTCATACGAAATTAGAACTGGAATTGGATGAGGAcagtattttttataaactgGGAAGTGCTGGGCTCATTACATTTTCCGATTACATATTTCTCCTAACAGTGCTATCAA CTTCGAGACGTCATTTTGAAATAGCCTTCCGGATGTTTGATCTTAACGGAGATGGTGATGTTGATTCAGAGGAGTTTGGAAAAGTTGCGACATTAATTCGCCAGCAGACCAGCATTGGCAATCGTCACAGAGACCACGCAAATACCGGCAATACATTCAAG GGTGTAAACTCTGCATTGACGACGTACTTCTTTGGTCCTAACATGAAGCAAAAGTTGACAATAGAAAAGTTTTTGGATTTTCAGCAACAGCtgcaaaaagaaattctcagTCTCGAG TTTGAGCGTAGAAATCCTGATGAGAATGGTAATATTTCCGAGGTAGATTTTACCGAATTACTTTTGGCGTACGCAGGCTAcccagaaaagaaaaaatcacgGATGCTGAAACGAGTTAAAAAAAC TTTCAGAGAGAATCCCAAGGGCGTAAGTAAGGAAGACTATCTGagctttttccattttttgaacaACATTAACGACGTTGATACCGCTTTGACATTTTATCACATAGCTGGAGCATCGATAGATCAag CAACGTTGAAACACGTCGCAAAGACGGTTGCCCACGTCGACTTGAGTGATCATGTTATACAGGTTGTCTACACGATATTCGATGAAAACA TGGATGGTCAACTTAGCAATCGAGAGTTTGTGGCAGTGATGAAAAATAGGCTTCTACGTGGCTTGGAAAAGCCAAAAGATACCGGCTTTGTTAAGTTGATTCAATCAATGGTTAAATGCGCCAAGAACACCCATCCagtattgtttgaaaaatag
- the LOC124213551 gene encoding cilia and flagella-associated protein 47-like has protein sequence MHSICCSDNDSHMQRTLTATEQWMYSGPFKFNFYASIVDGTTAVLSGVCTTTSRFKDKRSTHAVNQSFIDLLISLAGPCVLKYIGDVSNIPEDPVKRVNYVLKLYTNVLDFLAVQGALLAHVNPKFLLSFNDYLLYDNWSERNSAGAEPPSEMANTLQREKIPRELFQSRSMQCWLDVALQTFKILVLKRISVRDSEGKTVSPQNRSNSGTVTLEANTVSVLEYPINKTSFTGESKDTSRYTVEEIILLNWLQHHFNQQRSEEWMKDDKANMNPRQRMDVLQPRTISNFESDLSDSLVLIAVTAAHCPYLIRDHFKNIYIAPQNMEEIFHNGICLTAAWRRVRIGFMITAAQIVNPNCVQMVMLVTHLYSILPTLRPSKQLQFCCPLTETITRQITIRNASDFPVSYIVEFIGNEMNFFTALVQKSIVSINNHASGKLRIRYHARKIIETRAFLILCGSSVVPHFAQNHVFELEGCTSYLGITNNYDIEGILYKVCEETLNISVPFKEAAEYNISFSEEQPTVPASLKLSGWADLRNRKVPRRLFLNQKTIIAKENAYQAHLSMTVACIAPTKRSFWIVFESGIGDFIIQINSTSKKSTTDYVAVEWEREICVCTNLPQESSSSCPLNIEVAIPVRNVQLWKCIIEMFQKTLDSKECLFWSHHLDTDIGLRLIHWLMGDYNDSAAKEFMHIFNTSVVYDVTTTDDGNLIVPKKLAVQGFWSISFYLDIPSFSLKICPLNLGYSCIFADVRPRGTEINMSVHISETTPQFYETSIRLSSPDGMEHRSYKIDFLCKTPLPASIDLKTSNYRNRREK, from the exons ATGCATTCCATATGTTGTAGTGATAACGACAGTCACATGCAGCGAACCCTCACTGCAACGGAACAATGGATGTATTCTGGTCcgtttaaattcaatttttatgcaaGCATCGTCGATGGTACTACTGCGGTATTGTCCGGTGTATGTACAACGACATCTAGATTTAAGGATAAACGATCAACCCATGCGGTCAATCAGTCATTCATAGATTTGTTAATATCACTCGCCGGACCATGCGTTCTGAAATACATTGGGGACGT TTCTAATATACCTGAAGACCCCGTGAAAAGAGTTAACTACGTTCTTAAGCTGTACACGAACGTTTTAGACTTCTTGGCTGTTCAAGGTGCGCTTTTAGCCCATGTAAATCCCAAGTTCCTACTCAGTTTCAATGATTATTTACTATACGATAACTGGAGTGAACGAAATTCG GCTGGAGCTGAACCACCGTCGGAAATGGCAAATACATTAcaacgtgaaaaaattccgagagAATTATTCCAATCTCGTAGCATGCAATGCTGGCTTGACGTAGCCTTGCAAACTTTCAAGATCCTGGTCTTAAAGCGAATAAGTGTGAGGGATTCTGAGGGCAAAACCGTCAGTCCTCAGAATCGAAGTAATTCAGGTACCGTAACCTTAGAAGCGAACACTGTGAG CGTACTCGAATACCCCATAAACAAAACGAGTTTTACAGGGGAGTCGAAGGACACCTCTCGATACACGGTCGAAGAAATCATTCTATTGAACTGGCTGCAGCATCATTTCAATCAGCAAAGATCCGAGGAATGGATGAAAGATGACAAAGCCAACATGAACCCTCGTCAAAGAATGGATGTTCTCCAACCGCGAACAATATCAAACTTTGAGAGCGATCTTTCCGATAGCCTGGTGCTCATTGCTGTTACCGCAGCACACTGTCCATACCTTATTCGAGaccattttaaaaatatctacatcgCTCCACAAAATATGGAAGAA ATATTTCATAATGGCATCTGTCTCACTGCTGCCTGGCGAAGAGTTCGTATCGGATTTATGATTACCGCTGCTCAAATTGTCAACCCAAACTGTGTACAAATGGTGATGCTCGTCACCCATCTTTATTCCATTCTTCCAACTCTTCGGCCCAGTAAGCAG CTACAGTTTTGCTGTCCGTTAACGGAAACCATCACCCGTCAGATAACGATTCGAAATGCATCGGATTTTCCTGTTAGTTACATCGTTGAGTTCATTGGCAACGAGATGAATTTCTTTACCGCCTTAGTCCAAAAATCAATAGTCAGCATTAACAACCATGCCTctggaaaattgagaattcGATATCATGCTaggaaaattattgaaaccaGGG CTTTTCTTATTCTGTGCGGTTCTTCCGTCGTGCCGCACTTTGCACAGAATCATGTTTTCGAATTAGAGGGATGCACGAGCTATCTGGGCATCACAAATAACTACGATATCGAAGGAATACTTTACAAAGTCTGCGAGGAGACTTTAAACATTTCCGTCCCTTTTAAAGAGGCAGCTGAatacaatatttcattttccgaGGAACAGCCTACAGTCCCCG CATCTCTGAAATTGAGTGGGTGGGCGGATTTGAGGAACAGAAAAGTACCTCGTCGCTTATTTCTCAATCAGAAAACTATTATTGCCAAGGAGAATGCATACCAAGCTCATTTGTCAATGACTGTCGCGTGTATCGCCCCGACTAAACGATCTTTCTGGATTGTTTTCGAATCTGGAATCGGTGACTTTATTATTCAA ATAAATTCAACTTCGAAGAAATCAACAACAGATTACGTTGCTGTTGAATGGGAACGTGAAATATGTGTGTGCACCAATTTACCTCAGGAATCATCCAGCAGCTGCCCATTGAATATCGAAGTAGCAATACCCGTTAGAAACGTTCAGCTATGGAAATGCATAATCGAAATGTTCCAAAAAACTTTAGATTCAAAAGAATGTTTATTCTGGTCTCATCATTTAG ATACCGATATCGGTTTACGACTAATTCACTGGCTTATGGGCGATTACAATGATTCAGCAGCAAAAGAGTTCATGCACATATTCAATACATCTGTGGTTTACGATGTTACGACCACGGATGATGGAAACCTCATTGTCCCCAAAAAACTTGCTGTACAAGGTTTCTGGtcgatttcattttatttagaCATTCCCAGtttctcgttgaaaatatgtcCTTTAAATCTCGGCTATTCGTGTATTTTTGCAGATGTACGACCTCGTGGAACAGAAATTAATATGTCAGTTCATATTTCGGAAACTACGCCTCAGTTCTACGAGACATCGATAAGACTGTCTTCTCCCGATGGCATGGAGCACCGTTCTTATAAGATTGACTTTCTTTGCAAAACGCCATTACCAGCTTCAATTGATCTCAAAACAAGCAATTATCGCAATAGAAGGGAGAAATaa
- the MICU1 gene encoding calcium uptake protein 1 homolog, mitochondrial isoform X3: MSILRLMNLSVGRCGVQKLSRYAFSSFHQPTQTQICQSQMRDINLTHQRCFSTPKMPKVDAAEALTENNESTSIEQGGQEDQKKKKHKREKVGFRDRKIIEYENRMRHFSTPDKVFRYFATLQVTNPANDAHEVFMTPDDFLRSMTPGLKQPDGLGLDQYKRYDPKNIHTKLELELDEDSIFYKLGSAGLITFSDYIFLLTVLSTSRRHFEIAFRMFDLNGDGDVDSEEFGKVATLIRQQTSIGNRHRDHANTGNTFKGVNSALTTYFFGPNMKQKLTIEKFLDFQQQLQKEILSLEFERRNPDENGNISEVDFTELLLAYAGYPEKKKSRMLKRVKKTFRENPKGVSKEDYLSFFHFLNNINDVDTALTFYHIAGASIDQATLKHVAKTVAHVDLSDHVIQVVYTIFDENMDGQLSNREFVAVMKNRLLRGLEKPKDTGFVKLIQSMVKCAKNTHPVLFEK, encoded by the exons ATGTCTATTCTCAGGCTGATGAATTTGTCGGTGGGACGTTGTGGCGTCCAAAAACTTTCACGTTATGCCTTTTCCTCATTTCATCAGCCAACGCAGACTCAAATATGCCAGAGTCAAATGCGCGACATCAACCTCACCCATCAAAGATG CTTCAGTACTCCCAAGATGCCGAAGGTGGATGCTGCCGAAGCTTTGACTGAGAATAATGAGAGCACAAGTATTGAACAGGGTGGACAAGAAgatcagaaaaagaaaaaacataagCGGGAAAAAGTTGGTTTCAGAGATCGTAAG ATTATTGAATATGAAAACCGCATGAGGCATTTTTCTACACCTGATAAGGTCTTTCGGTATTTTGCTACCCTCCAAGTAACAAATCCAGCCAACGATGCTCACGAGGTGTTTATGACCCCTGACGATTTCCTAAGGTCAATGACACCCGGCCTTAAGCAACCCGATG GCCTGGGGTTAGATCAGTATAAACGTTACGACCCTAAG AATATTCATACGAAATTAGAACTGGAATTGGATGAGGAcagtattttttataaactgGGAAGTGCTGGGCTCATTACATTTTCCGATTACATATTTCTCCTAACAGTGCTATCAA CTTCGAGACGTCATTTTGAAATAGCCTTCCGGATGTTTGATCTTAACGGAGATGGTGATGTTGATTCAGAGGAGTTTGGAAAAGTTGCGACATTAATTCGCCAGCAGACCAGCATTGGCAATCGTCACAGAGACCACGCAAATACCGGCAATACATTCAAG GGTGTAAACTCTGCATTGACGACGTACTTCTTTGGTCCTAACATGAAGCAAAAGTTGACAATAGAAAAGTTTTTGGATTTTCAGCAACAGCtgcaaaaagaaattctcagTCTCGAG TTTGAGCGTAGAAATCCTGATGAGAATGGTAATATTTCCGAGGTAGATTTTACCGAATTACTTTTGGCGTACGCAGGCTAcccagaaaagaaaaaatcacgGATGCTGAAACGAGTTAAAAAAAC TTTCAGAGAGAATCCCAAGGGCGTAAGTAAGGAAGACTATCTGagctttttccattttttgaacaACATTAACGACGTTGATACCGCTTTGACATTTTATCACATAGCTGGAGCATCGATAGATCAag CAACGTTGAAACACGTCGCAAAGACGGTTGCCCACGTCGACTTGAGTGATCATGTTATACAGGTTGTCTACACGATATTCGATGAAAACA TGGATGGTCAACTTAGCAATCGAGAGTTTGTGGCAGTGATGAAAAATAGGCTTCTACGTGGCTTGGAAAAGCCAAAAGATACCGGCTTTGTTAAGTTGATTCAATCAATGGTTAAATGCGCCAAGAACACCCATCCagtattgtttgaaaaatag
- the LOC124213561 gene encoding uncharacterized protein — translation MQIVEKSVCIYLIIFIFNTKIRISGKPIAEDDPDEVDPSDMDAVQKGAAVEMPRNAIAYLLQKGQFFQDIFSEQPTPNKIEFGHVCENPREWEQRFEQKDLKNNRHQGKVRWGNTNGGYGEHYWDLNHAGGTSEEDK, via the exons ATGCAAATCGTCGAAAAATCTGTGTGTATTtacttgataattttcattttcaacacCAAAATTCGAATTAGTGGCAAACCTATTGCCGAAGATGATCCGGATGAAGTTGATCCATCAG ATATGGATGCGGTGCAGAAAGGAGCAGCTGTTGAGATGCCAAGAAACGCAATTGCTTATCTTCTACAAAAAGGCCAATTCTTTCA AGACATTTTTTCCGAACAACCAACTCcaaataaaatagaatttgGACATGTTTGTGAGAATCCGCGTGAATGGGAACAGCGATTTGAGCAGAAGGACTTGAAGAATAATCGTCATCAGGGAAAA GTGAGATGGGGAAACACGAATGGCGGTTACGGAGAACACTATTGGGATTTAAACCATGCCGGAGGAACCAGTGAGGAGGACAAGTAA
- the MICU1 gene encoding calcium uptake protein 1 homolog, mitochondrial isoform X2, which yields MSILRLMNLSVGRCGVQKLSRYAFSSFHQPTQTQICQSQMRDINLTHQRWYRNFGHKKDPIPWLKSFWMAFLTFGFIGFAIDWGYFSTPKMPKVDAAEALTENNESTSIEQGGQEDQKKKKHKREKVGFRDRKIIEYENRMRAYSTPDKIFRYFATVRVTSQEGTEVYMTPDDFLRAITPGMKQPDGLGLDQYKRYDPKNIHTKLELELDEDSIFYKLGSAGLITFSDYIFLLTVLSTSRRHFEIAFRMFDLNGDGDVDSEEFGKVATLIRQQTSIGNRHRDHANTGNTFKGVNSALTTYFFGPNMKQKLTIEKFLDFQQQLQKEILSLEFERRNPDENGNISEVDFTELLLAYAGYPEKKKSRMLKRVKKTFRENPKGVSKEDYLSFFHFLNNINDVDTALTFYHIAGASIDQATLKHVAKTVAHVDLSDHVIQVVYTIFDENMDGQLSNREFVAVMKNRLLRGLEKPKDTGFVKLIQSMVKCAKNTHPVLFEK from the exons ATGTCTATTCTCAGGCTGATGAATTTGTCGGTGGGACGTTGTGGCGTCCAAAAACTTTCACGTTATGCCTTTTCCTCATTTCATCAGCCAACGCAGACTCAAATATGCCAGAGTCAAATGCGCGACATCAACCTCACCCATCAAAGATGGTATAGAAATTTTGGCCACAAAAAGGATCCAATTCCATGGCTAAAGTCATTTTGGATGGCGTTTCTGACATTTGGATTCATAGGATTCGCAATTGATTGGGGGTA CTTCAGTACTCCCAAGATGCCGAAGGTGGATGCTGCCGAAGCTTTGACTGAGAATAATGAGAGCACAAGTATTGAACAGGGTGGACAAGAAgatcagaaaaagaaaaaacataagCGGGAAAAAGTTGGTTTCAGAGATCGTAAG ATAATAGAATACGAGAATAGGATGCGTGCCTATTCAACTCCAGATAAGATATTTCGATACTTTGCAACAGTAAGAGTTACTAGTCAAGAAGGCACTGAAGTCTACATGACTCCGGACGATTTTCTCAGAGCCATTACACCCGGCATGAAACAACCGGATG GCCTGGGGTTAGATCAGTATAAACGTTACGACCCTAAG AATATTCATACGAAATTAGAACTGGAATTGGATGAGGAcagtattttttataaactgGGAAGTGCTGGGCTCATTACATTTTCCGATTACATATTTCTCCTAACAGTGCTATCAA CTTCGAGACGTCATTTTGAAATAGCCTTCCGGATGTTTGATCTTAACGGAGATGGTGATGTTGATTCAGAGGAGTTTGGAAAAGTTGCGACATTAATTCGCCAGCAGACCAGCATTGGCAATCGTCACAGAGACCACGCAAATACCGGCAATACATTCAAG GGTGTAAACTCTGCATTGACGACGTACTTCTTTGGTCCTAACATGAAGCAAAAGTTGACAATAGAAAAGTTTTTGGATTTTCAGCAACAGCtgcaaaaagaaattctcagTCTCGAG TTTGAGCGTAGAAATCCTGATGAGAATGGTAATATTTCCGAGGTAGATTTTACCGAATTACTTTTGGCGTACGCAGGCTAcccagaaaagaaaaaatcacgGATGCTGAAACGAGTTAAAAAAAC TTTCAGAGAGAATCCCAAGGGCGTAAGTAAGGAAGACTATCTGagctttttccattttttgaacaACATTAACGACGTTGATACCGCTTTGACATTTTATCACATAGCTGGAGCATCGATAGATCAag CAACGTTGAAACACGTCGCAAAGACGGTTGCCCACGTCGACTTGAGTGATCATGTTATACAGGTTGTCTACACGATATTCGATGAAAACA TGGATGGTCAACTTAGCAATCGAGAGTTTGTGGCAGTGATGAAAAATAGGCTTCTACGTGGCTTGGAAAAGCCAAAAGATACCGGCTTTGTTAAGTTGATTCAATCAATGGTTAAATGCGCCAAGAACACCCATCCagtattgtttgaaaaatag